In Silene latifolia isolate original U9 population chromosome 3, ASM4854445v1, whole genome shotgun sequence, a single window of DNA contains:
- the LOC141646407 gene encoding SKP1-like protein 1A, giving the protein MAETTTSKKIMLKSSDGEDFEVDEIVALESQTIKHMIEDECADNAIPLPNVTAKILSKVIEYCKKHVDAAAAKNTDTTTTSISTTAVGDDELKKWDEEFVKVDQSTLFDLILAANYLNIKGLLELTCQTVADMIKVKTPEEIRKTFNIINDFTPEEEEEVRRENQWAFE; this is encoded by the exons ATGGCGGAAACAACAACATCAAAGAAGATCATGTTGAAATCATCAGACGGTGAGGATTTCGAAGTGGACGAGATTGTGGCATTGGAATCTCAAACAATAAAACATATGATTGAAGATGAATGTGCTGACAATGCAATTCCTCTTCCTAATGTTACTGCTAAAATCTTGTCTAAGGTTATCGAGTATTGTAAGAAACATGTCGATGCCGCCGCTGCAAAGAACACTGATACAACAACTACTAGTATTAGTACTACCGCTGTTGGTGACGATGAGCTTAAGAAGTGGGATGAAGAATTTGTTAAAGTTGATCAAAGTACCCTTTTTGATCTAATCTTG GCTGCTAATTATCTGAACATCAAGGGTTTGCTGGAGTTGACCTGTCAAACAGTGGCCGACATGATCAAAGTGAAGACACCAGAGGAAATCAGAAAGACATTCAACATTATCAACGACTTCACccccgaagaagaagaagaggttcgaAGGGAGAACCAATGGGCCTTTGAATGA
- the LOC141646408 gene encoding SKP1-like protein 1A has translation MAETTSKKIMLKSSDGEDFEVDEIVALESQTIKHMIEDDCADNAIPLPNVTAKILSKVIEYCKKHVDAPASKTADTTTTTTTTAGVAGGDDELKKWDEDFVKVDQSTLFDLILAANYLNIKDLLDLTCQTVADMIKGKTPEEIRKTFNIKNDFTPEEEEEIRKENQWAFE, from the exons ATGGCGGAAACAACATCAAAGAAGATCATGTTGAAATCATCAGACGGCGAGGATTTCGAAGTAGACGAGATTGTCGCATTGGAATCGCAAACAATAAAACATATGATTGAAGATGATTGTGCTGACAACGCAATTCCTCTTCCTAATGTTACTGCTAAAATCTTGTCTAAGGTAATTGAGTATTGTAAGAAACATGTCGATGCCCCCGCTTCAAAAACTGCTGATACaacaactactactactactacagcTGGTGTTGCTGGTGGTGATGATGAGCTTAAGAAGTGGGATGAAGATTTTGTCAAAGTTGACCAAAGTACCCTTTTTGATCTAATCTTG GCAGCTAATTATCTGAACATCAAGGACTTGCTAGACTTGACCTGCCAAACAGTAGCGGACATGATAAAAGGGAAGACACCAGAGGAAATCAGAAAGACATTCAACATTAAAAACGACTTCACacccgaagaagaagaagagattcGAAAGGAGAACCAGTGGGCCTTTGAATAA